The Lichenihabitans psoromatis genomic interval GCGACGGCCGGTTTGTCCCGCTCTACGATCCTGCCCTGATGCACAATCTCGCGAAGCTCGACCTCGATGCGGTACCGGTGCTCTGGCCGCAATTTGAGGGCCTGCGACATGTCCCGGTTCTGGTCGTGCGCGGCGAAAACTCCGATCTGCTCTCCGCCGCGACTGTCACCGAGATGACCAAACGACATCCCGACTGCGCGGCCGTCACGGTGCCGGGCCAAGGTCATGCACCGTTGCTGATCGACACCCCGACGACGCGTCGCATCTGCCAATTTGTCGAACGATGCGGATTCAATCTACACTCAACAGCGGCGGCCCAACGCGGCTTATCCTTGCTGTTGTAAGACAATGAGGCGGACGACGGCTGCTTCGTCGCAGCATTACACACTATAAAATAGATGACGTTACGTCATTTTTATAATCTCGACTGTTGCCGGTTGGCCGCCGAGAAAAACTTGTGCCCTCGAGTCAATTGCGACTTGATCAATAGCCGTCACCTGTCATGTTGAACGAGCTTGATAACAAACTGAATTTTCGCTGCCGACTTATATTATCGTCTCGGTCGATTGCCCTCTATGGCCATGCGTTCAGCTATGGCGAGACCCGAATGCGAATGGATCAAACGATACAGGACAACAGGCGTGCCCGACAGAAGTCGAGCCCAATCGCGTGGTGGCATGCAGGGCGTTCACGCGCCCGATCGGACGCCGCCGATATGCTGTTGGACTATGGAAGTCATGCCTATGAGGTGGCGACCCGCTTGGCGCGAGCAGAACGTCGTTACCGCATCATCGACATTTCTCTGCCACCCGGCCACTGGGAACGGGTGAGGCGCAACATCAAGCGGCGGCTCGTCTTGAAAGACTAGGCCGACTCGCTGCAACAGTCAGCGACGACACAGCCTTCGGCTGAAGCCAGCAGCGATGGAGAACGGCTGCCCCGAGCACGACCATCGCAAAAGCCTGATGTGCGAGGGCCGCATCGAGCGGGACCGCCCACACGAGTGTGGTGATGCCGATCACCGCCTGACACGCGATCAGGAGCGCCAGTGCAAGTGCGGTGCGCGATGCGGGTTGACCCGGCAATGTGCGCGCGCAATCGACGGCGTGACCCACGGCCGCGATCAAGAGAAGGTAGGCCATGAGGCGATGATCGAATTGTGCCGTGGTCGCGTTCTCGAAGATGTTCCGCCAGAGCGGCGACTGAAACCATAATTCGCTCGAGGGCGGAACGAGGTGGTCGCCCATTAATGGCCAGCTATTATAGATTTTCCCAGCCCGCAGGCCCGCAACGAGGGCGCCGAGACCAATCTGCACGAAAACGAGCCCGATCAGGACAGTCGCGCTGCGACGAATCCGATCCGGCACGAGGCTCGACGAGGACGACGTCCGCAAGCTTTCCGCGAACCAGACCGAGAGCGCCAAAGTGACGGACGCGACGAGAAGGTGCAGCGCCAAGAGATATTGAGAGACCTCGGTTCGATCGACGAGGCCGGATTTGACCATCAACCAGCCAATGACGCCTTGCATGCCACCAAGCGCCAACAAGCCGACGAGCTTGATCTTGAGGTTGCGGGTCAGAGCGCCCGTGAGCCAGAAATAAGCCAGCGGCAAAGCCACGGCAAAGCCAATGATCCGGCCGAGCAACCGATGCGACCATTCCCAATAGAAGATCGACTTGAAGCCCTCGACATCCATGTCGGGAAACACGCGGGCATATTGCGGGATCGTCTTGTAGCGCTCGAACTCCGCTTGCCACGCGTCGGCCGTGAGCGGCGGAATGATGCCGCTGATCGGCTTCCACTCGGTGATCGAAAGCCCAGATTCGGTCAGCCGGGTGGCTCCTCCGACCACGACCATCAGCAAGATCAAAAGCGCGACGAACCACAGCCAGGCGCGCACCTGACCGAGGCGGCCGGATTGCGAGACGGACCTGATGGCCTGATGTCCGTCTGCCGGACGACCAAGCGAGGCACCATCAAGAGTCGTACGTGTAGACATTCGGCCAAACACCTGTTTTGTCACGCTGCGCGAGAACAAGAAACGTCTAGGCTGACGTGCATCGCCGGTCCAGACGCGACCCTGTCGCATCGAGCAAAGCACAAACAACCGCCGAGGACTGGATATGAGGAGACGCACTCGAAAATTCATCGGCGCCGGCGTCATGCTCGCATTTGTCGCGATCTATGCGGTCGTCGCGATGCTGGTTGCGCAGTCCGAGCCAGTCCATCGAGCCCCTGGGTGGGCGCAGGGGATCTTCTATGCCATTGTCGGGCTTGCATGGATCCTGCCGTTGATGCCGTTGATCCGCTGGATGGAACGCCCGGATCCCGACGAGGTCGTTTCCGCCTTGTGACGCTAAGTCACGTGACGTCGATTCGTCGGCCACGGTTCCAAACCGCAAATGCGACACCCGACAGCAGAATGTCGAGGCACGCACCGCTCTGGTATCGACCATCGATCGAGACCCGAGGGAGCGCCATCGGATGCTTGGCATGGCCGGAATAGAGCAGCCCGGGCCGCGTCGTGACGCCACTGACATAGCCTGCTTGCGCCGCGAGTGCGAAGTCGCGCGGCCCGGCTGAGGTGGGATCGCCGACCGGATAGGCGACATGCCGAACCGGCCGTCCCGTGTGCTCCTCGAGCATCTGCTTGGCTTGTCGCAATTCCTCGAGAACCTTGGCTTCGGCATGTTTAGCCAACATCGGATGCGTGACCGTATGGGACCCGATGGTGATCAGCGGATGCCGGGACAGTGCTTCGATTGCGGGCCAATCGAGGCATTCCCGCTCCACAAGCGTTCGCCCGTCCACGCCCGCGCGTCCGCATAGCTCGGCGATCGTCGATAATAATTGGTCCTCCGGCCCGCGCCGAAGCCGCCGAGAGATTGCCGCGAAGGCCTCCCGCTTCTCTGCCGTTCCGACGGCTGGTAGCTCGACGCGATCCCCCCCGATGTCGACCTCGACACGATCGAGATGGCGGATCGCTTCTTCAAGTTCGAGCCACCAGAGCCGCGCGGTTCGGTCGGCAAAGCCGGTCGTCACATAAACGGTGGCGGGCGCCTGATGACGGTCCAGGACCGGCAGAGCCCACTCGACATTGTCACGATAACCGTCGTCGAAAGTCAGAACCGCGACGGGTGGGCCGTCGCTCCGCTCGCGCAGAACCGCGATGGCCTCATCCATGGTGACGATGCGATAACCGGACTGCCGAAGCCGCAGGATCGTCGCCTCGAGAAAGGCGGGCGTGATCTCGAGCGCCTCGTTGGGCGCGAAGGTCTCCGGCCCGGTCGGTCGCACATGATGGAACATCACAATCGCGCCGACGCCGCGCGCCAGCGGCGCGGCGATGCGATGCAGGCCCAGCGCCGCGATCACATCGAAACCGCTACTGATCAAACGATGGCGCAGGCTCATCCGACTTTCCGGCGCGAGAGGATGCCGCGACACACGGGACCATAGGCGTGAGCTCACGCCATCCGCACTCTACGCAAGAGGATATTGAGGTTTGATTGCTAAGGATGCGAGAGGGCTTCCGGAGCACCGATGCAAAGCGAGCGCGACGACGACGCAGAACGGCTCGCCGCGCATGTGGCACGGGTCACCGTCTTCGATGACCCCACGGCGGCCGCGGCCGAATGGGACGCGCTACAGGCCATCTCGACCATCTCGCCCTATCAGACCAGAGCCTTTCTCACGGCTTGGTGCGAGACAGAGGGACGCGCCAATGCCACGACGCCCATGATCGTGGTCGCCTATGACGACCGGGACCGCGCTATAGCGCTACTGCCACTCGGGCGAAGTCGCGTGAAGCTGCTCTGGGTCGCACGCTTTCTCGGCGGCAAACACGCGAACTACAATCTTGGCCTGTTCGACCCCTCCCTTGTGTGGAGACGCGAGCAGATCGGCGCCCTGCTCCGGCAGGCCGCAGCCTCGATCGAACCATCGCTCGACGTCTACGGCTTTATCAATCAGCCGCTGACGTGGGACGGCACCCCCAATCCGCTGACGCTTCTGCCGTCGCAACCGAGCCCGAGTTTCAGCCATAGAGCCACTTTGAACGCCGACCCGGATCGGTTTTTCAACGACCAGCTTTCGGCGCGCTCTCGCAAAACGCTGCGGAGCAAGCGCACGGCCCTCGAACGTCAAGGACCCGTCTCGACCTTAAGGGCACGCACGCCCGCCGAAATCGATGCGGTCCTGGCCGCCTATCTCGATCAGAAAAGCCGCAAATTCGCTGCGCTCGGGATTCGGGACGATGCGGGAAAGGCCGAGGCCCAAGCCTTTCTGCACCATGCCGCAGGACGCTCGAACAACCATCCCGCCAGTCTCGAATTGCACGCTCTGCTCTGCGGTGACCGGATTGTGGCCACCTTTGGCGGCCTCGGCCATGCCGGCCGTTTTTCGGGGCTGATCATGTCCTATGACGACGATCCGGCGACCGCGAAGACAAGCCCGGGCGACTTGCTACTCGTGCACGTTTTGGCCGAAAAATGCCGTGAGGGTTTCGCCAGCGTCGATCTCGGAATCGGAGAAGCCCGCTATAAGGCAACCTATTGCCCGATCACCGACCCGTTGGTCGACGGCTTTGTGCCAGTCTCGATCCGTGGGCGGGTGTTCGTCTGGATCGACGCGTTCAGGCTCCATATCAAGCGCCGCATCAAACAATCCCCGCGCGTCTGGGCGCTGGCCCTCCGGCTTCGCAAGATCGCGCGTCGCGGCTCTTAAGGACTGTTCAGGCGGCGCTGCGAGCCGCCTGCCCGTCCAGCCCTGGCGCGGCGTCGAAGCCGATCACCTCGGCGACCCCGGCGGCGTAAAGGGCGGCACGGCTTGCATCGACATCCGACCGCGGCGCTTCGGGGGAAAAGAGCAGCACCGCGAGATCTGTTGGATCGGCGCGTCGGAGCATCTCGGTCGACACGCGCGGCACGGGAACCGCGAGCACCACATGATCGTAGGTCTCCGCGAGAGCATCGACGACCATGTCGAAGCCCTCGGCATTGCCTTCCAGTTGCCCCCGCCCAAGCGGAACGATGTGCAATCGCGACAGGGGATCACGATGGATCACTTCAGCGAAAGTCGTGGCGCCAACGAGCAGATCCTTGAGCCCAAGAACCGGGCCCCGCGCGGCGAGATCGTCCGCGCTTCGCATCAAGGCACGGTCCAGCCCACCGGGGACGGCACCACAATCGACCAGGATCACGCGATCCTGCCGAGCAAGCGCGCGCGCGAACGACAGGGCGACAGGCAGAACTGCGATCTCCGGATCGGCGCCGGCGATCACGACCCGCACCGCGCCATGCAGTTTGCGGCGCTGATGAATATCCTCGACCACGGCCTCGAATTGCCCGTCACCCCTGCGATCCCCCGTGGGGGTGCGCGCGAACGGGGCACCGGGCTCGACCGCCTGTGCCGACAAACCGCGGGGACGCCTCGATCGAGGATCGACGAAGGCATCGTCGCTAAACTCCGGATTGCCGCTGACCGGCACCGGCATTGATCCTGGCGACGTGTCACGCAGGAACGCACGACCCGAGAGCAATTCCCGAGCAATGATCAGACCGATCGACAGCAGCAAGCCCGCAAGCGTGAAAATCGCGATCATAGGACCTTTCTTCGGGAACGACGGGACTTCGGGCGCCACCGCGCGCGAGATGATCCGCGCATCCGCCGGCGTCGAGGCGGCACTCTCGCGGGCCAGAGCCTCCTGATATTTCTGCGTGTTAAACTCGAGCTGATCTTTCAGGAGACGCGCTTGCGATTCGAGATCGCGCAAAGCCACTTCGTCGCTCCCGGCCACGCTGGCGGTCTTTTTCTGCGTGTCGAGAGCGGTTTGAAGATTGACGACCCGGCTCGCCGCGATGCGAGCCTCGTTCTCCAGCGTCCGAACGGTTCTCTCGCCTTCAAGGCGCAGTTGCTGGTCGAGATCCGCCAGTTGGGCGCTCATTTCCTGCATCCGCGGATGGCCGGGCAACAAAGTGCGGCCTTGCTGGGCGATCTGCGCCTTGAGGGTAATGCGTTGATCGGAGATCCGGCGGATCAGGTCATTATTGGCGACATCCGGTACATCGCCGACGCGGTTGGCACGGATCATGTCCCGCAACAGCTTTGCCTTGGCTTGCGCGTCCGCCTCGGCGCTCCGCGCCTGCGCCAGTTGCGTGTTGATGTCAGTCAACTGCTGGGCCGTGATCGTCGTATTATTCGATCCGATCAGCAGGCCGTTGCCGGCGCGATAGGTCTGGGCCTTCGTTTCTGCCGCAGCCGCCCGCACCCGCAAATCGGCGATCAACGACGCCAGAGACGCGGCCGCCGTCCGGGCCGCGTCACGCTTCGTGCTCGACTGGAGGTTGATGTAGAGATCGGAAATCGTGTTCGCGGCCTTGGCGGCCAGATCGGGATTTTGCGACGTAAACTGGACGCTCAGCACCCGAGACTTGATCACCGGATAGACATTCAGCTTGTCGTAATACGAGGTCAGGATGCGCTCATCGGAGCTGACCCGCATCGGGTCCCGCTCGAGCCCGAGAAAAACCGCCGCGCGGGACAGCACGCCGAGACCGTTGGCCAGCGGATCGAATTCAGGATTGCCCTTGAGGTCGAGAGCCGTGATGGCGTCCCGCGCGATATCTCGCGACGAGATGAGTTGCACCTGGCTCTGCACCGCCTCGTCGTCCGGCAATTGTGCCGTTTCCCGCTCGCCGCGGTCAGGCCGCGTGAAGAAGTTCTCGCCATTCTCGATGAGAATTTTCGACTCGGCGGTGTAGCGCGGCTTCACCAGATTGACGCCGATGATCGAGGCGATGAAACAGAACGCGACGGGGCCGATGACCCATAATTTGCGGCGCGCGATCGTGCGACCGATCGACGACAGGTCGAGTTCGCGTCGGAACTCGGCGTCTCGCTGAAGGTCGTCCTCGCTCTCAATCCGCATGACCACTCCGACGCGACCGACCTCTCGAGGCCTTGCGGTCGGCGGCATCGACATTCTGTCGAATCCAGACGGACCACTCAGCTTATGGATCGATTAGACGGGATGGAGATTGAGGCTCCATTAACCGTAAGCGGATTTTTTCGCGATTTTGAGAGTCTTTTTCGAAGCTTGCGGCGTGAAAGCGTCAGAGCGCGCCAATGTGGCGCAGAATGACCGAGGCGGCGCACTCGCTCGGGACTTCGCCGGACTCAAGGCTCATCAGCGCGTCCAGGCGCCGCATCGCATCCGTTTGAGCTTGCCGCGTAGGCGTCTCGCGGAGCAAAGGCAGCAGCGCCGCCGCGAGACGCTCCGGCGTGCAGGCATCCCCAATGAATTCTGGGATATCGAGGCTGCCGGTCACGAGATTGGGCAGCACGATCGACGGCACCTTGATGAGAAACCGCAGCCGCATCTCGACCGGCGTGACCCGATAGGCAACGACAGTTGGTACGCCCGCCAAGGCGAGTTCGAGCGTCACCGTGCCGGACGCAGCAAGCGCCACTCTTGCGCGCCGGAATGCCGCGAGCTTCTCGGCCTCACCCCGAAGGATGCGGACCTGAACCGGCCAAGCAGCCGCGCGGGCCTCGATCTCGGCAGCCAGATGGTCGACGGCCGGCAGCACCACCTCGAGCGGTCCGTAAGACGCTTGCAAACGTTCCAGCGCCCCGCCGAAATCATCCATCAGGCGGCGGATTTCGGAATGACGCGACCCCGGCAGAACCACGACGACGGGAGGCTCCTCGCGGCGGCGATCCACATCCTGCGGCAAGGGACGAAACTCGTCGATCCGCTCGATCAGCGGGTGGCCCACATAGGTGCAGGTCGGCCCGCCGAGACGGGCATGAGCGGCCGGTTCGAACGGTAGAAGTGCGAGCACGTGATCGACATAGGCCCGCATGGCCTTTGCACGCCCCGTTCGCCAGGCCCAAACCGTGGGGCTGACATAGTCGATCACGGGAATGCCCGGCAGGCGCCGGCGCACGCGGCGGGCGACACGATGCGTGAAATCCGGGCTGTCGATGATGATCAACGCGTCGGGTTTGAACGCCACCGCGGCGGCGGCGGTCTCGGATATGCGGCGTAGCACGGTCGGCAGACGTTTAATGACCGGCAGAATGCCCATAACCGCGATATCGGTTAGGGGAAACAGCGACCGAAGCCCTTCGGCCTCCATGCGATCGCCGCCGACCCCCGCAAATGCGAGAGGCCGGGGCGAGAGACGACGCAAAGCCCGCATCAGCTTAAAGCCGAGTTGATCTCCGGAATGCTCCCCCGCCACGATAAAGAGCCGCAGCGGTGTTTCACGCCGGTCTGACGCACCGCCGACGGCGCGCGGGGGCTTCAACCCGCCACGTCCTTGACCTCGCGCGGGACGCAGATCGCGCGATCGGCTCCATTGCGGATGAAATCGAGAATTTCATGCACTTCGACGTGGGTCGAAAACTCGCCCGCCACATCTTCGACCCGCTCTTTTAGGGTTCCTTCCGCCGCAAAAAGAAGACGGTAGGCCCGCCGAAGATCGTGGATCTGCTCGCGCGTGAAGCCGCGACGCTTCAGCCCGATGAGATTGAGACCGGCCAGATGCGCGCGATTACCGAGCGCCATGCCATAGGGAATCACATCATTTTCGACCCCTGCGAGACCGCCGACGAAAGCATGCGGGCCTATGCGGACGAATTGGTGGACGGCTGCGCCGCCGCCTAGGATGACGAAATCACCAACGCGGCAATGGCCGGCCAACATCACATTGTTGGAGAAGATGACATCGCTGCCGACCCGGCAATCATGGGCCACATGGGCATTGGCCAGGAATGTGCTGCGATCACCGACTGAGGTTAGCATACCGCCCGACCCCGTGCCGGGGTTCATGGTGACGCCTTCGCGGATCAGACAATCCGACCCAATGTCGAGTCGCGACAATTCTCCCCGATATTTGAGATCCTGCGGCTCGTGACCGATCGAACTGAAGGGGAAGATGCGCGTCCGCGCTCCGATCGACGTGCGACCGGCAACGGCCACATGGGACACGAGTTGGACCTCGTCCCCGAGTTCGACATCGGCGCCGATGGTGCAGAATGGCCCGATCGACACATTTCGGCCGATGACGGCACCTGGCTCGACGACCGCAAGGGGATGAACCCCGACCTCACGAGCCGCCACTGACCTCTCGAGGGCCGTCAATCCATCACCAGCATGGCGCTGACGAGAGCTTCGGCCACAAGCACGCCGTCGACCTTCGCCTCGCCCCTATACCACCACATATTGCGCCGATGCGCCGTTTTGGTGAGGTGATATTCGACGACGTCGCCCGGCACCACAGGCTTGCGAAACTTGGCTTTATCGATCGTCATGAAATAGACCAGCTTCGGTCGAGCAAGGCCCTTCGAATGAACGCAAAGCGCGCCGGCCGTCTGTGCCATACCCTCGATCAGCAAGATGCCAGGCATCACCGGCCGACCCGGAAAATGCCCCTGGAAATGCGGCTCGTTGATCGTGACGTTCTTGATCCCGACACAACTCTCGTCGCCCTTCATCTTGATGATCTTATCGACCAGCAAGAATGGATAACGATGGGGCAACGCTTCGAGCAATTGCTGAATATCAAGGGAATCAAGCGTTATCGGCAGCACCGTATCGTCCATTCGGAATCCATCGATTGTGGCCTCGTGGTCGGCATGGGATAGCCGGGGCCGGCAAGAAAAAGAGCGCCATCAGCGCACGAAGTGCCCGCGAGGGCAATGACATAGACCAGCGATCACCTGTCAGGACACCCCAGCGGGAGGTGGAGCATCAAGGCCGATCAGTTCTTCTCCTCGACCGGAGCGTTCGCGCCGGGCTTGTTCCATTCGCCGCGCGCCAAACGCTTGAGGATAGCGGTCTGTTTGAACAAATCCCGCACCGGCTGGGCCGGAGATCCAACCACGCGAGCGCCCGCTGGGACATCCGCCATGACCCCTGCCTGGGCACCGATTTGAGCACCCGTGCCGATCGTCAAATGGCCCGTCAGGCCCGCCTGCCCCCCGGTGACTGCAAAATCTCCGAGTGTCGTCGACCCGGAGATGCCACCTTGCGAGACGATCACGCAATGACGACCGATGACGACGTTGTGGGCGATCTGGACGAGATTATCGATCTTAGTGCCCTCTCCGATGATCGTATCGCGGTTCGATCCTCGATCGATCGCGGAATTTGCGCCGATCTCGACGTCATCCTGGATCACGACGCGGCCAATCTGCGGCACCTTCAGGTGTCCACGTGCGGACATCGCGAACCCAAACCCATCCTGCCCAATGCGAACGCCGGGATGAATAATGACCTGGTTGCCGATCAACGCATTCAAGATCGTCGATTGCGGGCCGATCGAGCAGGATCGCCCGATGCGCACATCCGGCCCGACGACGCTATTGGCGCCGATCGTCGTTCCCGATCCGATTTCCGCGCGCGGCCCGATGACCGCACCAGGGTCGATCGTGACACCCGCTTCGATCCGTGCTTCGGGATGGATGAAAGCACCTGGGGAGATACCCTCCGTTCCGAAAATGGAGCTCGGCCGAAGGGCATCCGGGTAGAGTTTGGCCAAAATCACGGCAATGCTGCGGTACGGCTCGGTCGCGATCAGAGCGACGGTCCCGGCCGGCACGATGGCGGCGAATTTCGCTGGAACGAGACAAGCAGAAGCGCGGGTCGCGGCCACCATCGGGGCATAACGCGGATTATCGAGAAACGTCAGGGCTCCTGCGCCGGCCAGATCGAGAGGCGCCACGCTGGTAATGACGGTCGAAAGCTCCGCCCCCGCGGGAGCGGTTGCGCCCGTCCATTCGACGATCTCCGCGAGCGTTGGTGTGCAAGCACGGCGGAAGAAGACCGGTGCGCTCATGTCGATGCCGTACCCATTCGTTGTGAGTTGCCCCGAGGGCATTCGTTTGAAGCCAAAAGGGGCTTCAGCCACCGCACCAAAGCAGCGGCTTGGTTGAACCACTTCGCTGCGTCAAGTCAAACATGCCCAGCCCTGAAGAGTGAAGTGGTCGACCCGAAGCCAAGGTTTTTCACGCGTCGTCTCGGTCCCAAGCACGCCGCTGAAGCAAGTCCTTTAAACGAGTGTGGGACCCCGGCCTTTCGGCCGAGGTCCCACGGGATAACAAGATCTCGTCTCGATCAGAAGCTGGTGCCACCCGAGAAGCGGAAGGCTTGCGTCTGGTCGTATTTGTCCTTGCTCAAAGCGTAGGCGTAATCGAACCGGATCGGGCCAAGCGGCGAGGCCCAAATCAAGCTGGCGCCGACGGAGGAGCGGATCGCGTCCGAATCGCGCAAGACCACGCAGGTGCCCTGCTGATAGTTGGTCGCAAACACGCCAGTCGCCTGGCCGCCCGCCACGCAGGCTCCACCACCCGGGGTGAAGTTCGTGCGGCCGGTGTAGCCGAAGAGCGTTCCCGCATCGGCGAAGAAGGCACCCTTCAGGCCAAGGTCACGCGGCAGACCATAAAGCGGGAACTGCGTCTCCAACGATCCACCGAAGTAGGTCGAGCCACCCAGCGGATTGTATTTGGCGTTGGTCGGGTCGCTGATGTCGCGTGCGCCGATACCCGACGGAGCGAAACCACGAACCAATGTCGGTCCAAGCTGGAACTGGTCGGTGATGCGAAGCTGACCACTCAGCGCTTCGACATGACCTCCCTGCAGGCGCACGAACCCGATGATGTCGTCGTAGATCGGGTGGTAGTAGCGCAGGTCGCCCGTGCTCCGAACGAAGGTGTTGTCGCGCTGACCGCCCGCATTGCCGAGGCCGGTGTCGAAGCCGACATCGGTCCGGATTTCGGCGAACAAGCCGCTGGTCGGGTTCTTCGGGTTATCCAGTGTGTTGTAGTTGAGGTTGAAGCCGACCAAATTGGTCAACGTCGACCCAAGCGCTTCCTTGATGGCGATCGACGCCTCACCGTTGGTCAAGCAGTTGTTCGTCGCTGTGGCCGGCACATTCACCAAGGTGCCGTAACCAGGCGTTGTCCCATCGATCGGAACACCACCGGTCGACACGCAATCGTTTGACGGCTGGCTCGACTTGTTCGGGATGCTGATCTTGGTGTTGTAGATCGAGTAATGCGGCGAGATGGAGAATTCGTCGGTGATCGGAATACCAAGCCGCAAGGTACCGCCCGTCACGAAGGTCTCGTAGAGCGCATATTGCGTGTTATCGTTCTGCTTGGCGAAGATGTCGAAACCAGCGGCGATGCGGGTGTCGAAGATATACGGCTCGGTGAAGGAGAAATCGACGCCGCGGGCATACTGGCCCTCTTGCACGCCGAGCTTCACATATTGACCACGGCCTAGGAAGTTGGTCTCGGTCACGGCTGCTTCCGCGATGAAGCCATCCGAGGTCGAGTAACCACCCGAGATCGAGAACGATCCCGTCGGCTGATCTTCGACGTCGACGTTGATGATGACACGGTCGGCGGATGAGCCCGGCAGATTGGTGATCCGGACCTTCTTGAAGAAGCCGAGGCTGTTCAAGCGGCGCTCGGCCCGATCGATCATGACCTTGTTGTAGGGGTCGCCTTCGCCGATATCGAACTCGCGACGAATGACGTAGTCGCGGGTGCGGGTATTTCCGTGGACGTCGATGCGCTCGATGTAGACGCGCGGGCCTTCATCGATCACGAAGCCAAGGTTGACCGTGTGCGTGGACGGATTGCGGTCACCGCGCGGCCGAACTTCCGAGAAGGCATAACCGCGACGCTGAACTTCGCGGGTCAACCCTTCGGTCGACTTCTCGACGAGGTCGCCATCATAGACGTCGCCTGCGGAAAGCCGAACGATCGGCGTCAGTTGCTCGCCAGAGACGTCCGACAGATGGGATTCAACCCGAACGGCGCCAACCGTATATTGCGCGCCTTCTTCGACCGTGATCGTGATGTGATAACCGCCGGCTTCCGGGTCGAATTTCACGTCCGAGCCGACGATGCGGAAGTCGGCATAACCGTTGCGAAGGTAGAAGCGGCGAATGGCTTCCTGATCGGCCGCGACCTTGTCGGCATCATAGACGTCGGATGTCTTGAAAAAAGACAGGTAATTTGATTCCGTGGTCTGCATCAGACCGCGAAGCTTGCCGGAGCCAAACGCCTTGTTGCCGACGAAGTCGATCGACTTCACGCCGGTCTTGTCGCCCTCGTCGATCGTGAACACGACGTCGAGGCGACCGTTCGGAAGATCGACCGTCCGGGCCGTGACCTTGGCGAGACCACGGCCGTTATGCTGATAGATTTCCTTGATGCGCTCGATGTCGGCCTGAACCGTGGCGGGCGAATAAGGCCCTCGCGATTTCGACTGAATGGCACTGGCCATCTGGTCGCCCTTGATCTTGCTGTTGCCCTCGAAAGCAACCCGGTTGATGACGCCATTCTCGACGACGGTCACGACCAGACCCGCACCGCGGTGGCTGACGCGAACATCGGAAAACAGCCCGGTCGCATAAAGGTCTTTAATGGATTGGTTGACATTGCCCTGATCGGCACCGGTGAAATAGGACCGGACCGTTTCAGCGTCGACGCGACGATTGCCCTCGACAACAATGGATGCCGCCGATGCGGGCAAGGTGATCCCGGCAATCATGACGGATAAGACCGTTATGAACGCGAGTCGGTTCAAGAAGCCGCGTAGAAACTGCATGTACTCTCGGTCCCCGTCTACCGCGAGCGTGGGTCACGCTCTCGATCCCTCAACCTGAACACTAAAGTTTGATGATTTCCGAAACCGAAGTGACGGGAACCAGATTTTCTTGTCTCAGGTTTTCGCTTCTACAAGGTTTACGGGGGGGAGCAAACCAA includes:
- a CDS encoding GNAT family N-acetyltransferase, yielding MQSERDDDAERLAAHVARVTVFDDPTAAAAEWDALQAISTISPYQTRAFLTAWCETEGRANATTPMIVVAYDDRDRAIALLPLGRSRVKLLWVARFLGGKHANYNLGLFDPSLVWRREQIGALLRQAAASIEPSLDVYGFINQPLTWDGTPNPLTLLPSQPSPSFSHRATLNADPDRFFNDQLSARSRKTLRSKRTALERQGPVSTLRARTPAEIDAVLAAYLDQKSRKFAALGIRDDAGKAEAQAFLHHAAGRSNNHPASLELHALLCGDRIVATFGGLGHAGRFSGLIMSYDDDPATAKTSPGDLLLVHVLAEKCREGFASVDLGIGEARYKATYCPITDPLVDGFVPVSIRGRVFVWIDAFRLHIKRRIKQSPRVWALALRLRKIARRGS
- a CDS encoding DUF2842 domain-containing protein; translation: MRRRTRKFIGAGVMLAFVAIYAVVAMLVAQSEPVHRAPGWAQGIFYAIVGLAWILPLMPLIRWMERPDPDEVVSAL
- a CDS encoding polysaccharide deacetylase family protein — translated: MSLRHRLISSGFDVIAALGLHRIAAPLARGVGAIVMFHHVRPTGPETFAPNEALEITPAFLEATILRLRQSGYRIVTMDEAIAVLRERSDGPPVAVLTFDDGYRDNVEWALPVLDRHQAPATVYVTTGFADRTARLWWLELEEAIRHLDRVEVDIGGDRVELPAVGTAEKREAFAAISRRLRRGPEDQLLSTIAELCGRAGVDGRTLVERECLDWPAIEALSRHPLITIGSHTVTHPMLAKHAEAKVLEELRQAKQMLEEHTGRPVRHVAYPVGDPTSAGPRDFALAAQAGYVSGVTTRPGLLYSGHAKHPMALPRVSIDGRYQSGACLDILLSGVAFAVWNRGRRIDVT
- a CDS encoding GumC family protein, producing MRIESEDDLQRDAEFRRELDLSSIGRTIARRKLWVIGPVAFCFIASIIGVNLVKPRYTAESKILIENGENFFTRPDRGERETAQLPDDEAVQSQVQLISSRDIARDAITALDLKGNPEFDPLANGLGVLSRAAVFLGLERDPMRVSSDERILTSYYDKLNVYPVIKSRVLSVQFTSQNPDLAAKAANTISDLYINLQSSTKRDAARTAAASLASLIADLRVRAAAAETKAQTYRAGNGLLIGSNNTTITAQQLTDINTQLAQARSAEADAQAKAKLLRDMIRANRVGDVPDVANNDLIRRISDQRITLKAQIAQQGRTLLPGHPRMQEMSAQLADLDQQLRLEGERTVRTLENEARIAASRVVNLQTALDTQKKTASVAGSDEVALRDLESQARLLKDQLEFNTQKYQEALARESAASTPADARIISRAVAPEVPSFPKKGPMIAIFTLAGLLLSIGLIIARELLSGRAFLRDTSPGSMPVPVSGNPEFSDDAFVDPRSRRPRGLSAQAVEPGAPFARTPTGDRRGDGQFEAVVEDIHQRRKLHGAVRVVIAGADPEIAVLPVALSFARALARQDRVILVDCGAVPGGLDRALMRSADDLAARGPVLGLKDLLVGATTFAEVIHRDPLSRLHIVPLGRGQLEGNAEGFDMVVDALAETYDHVVLAVPVPRVSTEMLRRADPTDLAVLLFSPEAPRSDVDASRAALYAAGVAEVIGFDAAPGLDGQAARSAA
- a CDS encoding COX15/CtaA family protein, translating into MSTRTTLDGASLGRPADGHQAIRSVSQSGRLGQVRAWLWFVALLILLMVVVGGATRLTESGLSITEWKPISGIIPPLTADAWQAEFERYKTIPQYARVFPDMDVEGFKSIFYWEWSHRLLGRIIGFAVALPLAYFWLTGALTRNLKIKLVGLLALGGMQGVIGWLMVKSGLVDRTEVSQYLLALHLLVASVTLALSVWFAESLRTSSSSSLVPDRIRRSATVLIGLVFVQIGLGALVAGLRAGKIYNSWPLMGDHLVPPSSELWFQSPLWRNIFENATTAQFDHRLMAYLLLIAAVGHAVDCARTLPGQPASRTALALALLIACQAVIGITTLVWAVPLDAALAHQAFAMVVLGAAVLHRCWLQPKAVSSLTVAASRPSLSRRAAA